The genomic region CCAGATCCAGCCCGGTGCCCAGCCAGATGCCGTGATCCCGGTGATCCGCCAGATGGTCGCCGGTTTCCGGGTGGGCAAAGACAATCAACCCATCGCGGTTTAGCGCCAACCAGGGCAGCAGCTCGGAAAACTGCACTGGCGAGGCCAGCAATTGGCAGGACCACATGGGGTGCGGCCCGACATTGCGTTGGTGAACCCGGCCCATAATCAGGCCAAAGGTAGAGGCCGCTGTCTGACATAAGGCGCGGGCCTGATCGACGCTGTCGGCATCAAAATAGACATGCGCGTGATAGCTGATGATTTGGGATAGTTGTTTCATGCCCTGACTATCGGTGCGGTGCCGGGCCGGGGCAATCCAACATTCCCACACAGAAACTGTGCATCACAGTCTGTACCCTCCTGAGACGTTGAGAATTTCACCGGTGATGGATCGAGCCGCATTGGACGACAGGAAACGCACAGCCTGAGCAATATCTTCGGCCCGGGCGAGGCGGCCCAAAGCGGTATCCTTGACAAAAAGTTCAGTCAGCTCGTCCGGCCTTGGATTTTCCGGGACATTGGTGGCCCCCGGCGCGACGCCATTGACCCGGATACCGCGCGGGCCCAATTCCTTGGCCATGGCGCGGGTCCACAAGTTGAGAGCCGCCTTGCTGGCCCCGTAAGTGGCCGCCCCACGTGGGGGAAATATGGCGTTTACCGATGTGATGCTGATGACAGCCGCGCCGGGGGACAGATGCGGCAATGCTGCGGCAAGCAGTGCGGCGGGCGTCAGCAAGTTGAGATCGAGAATGGCCCGGTGAGCGGCGGCGTCAAAGCTATCAAGCGGGGTGGCGGTCTTTGCACCCGCGTTGTTGACGATCACGTCCAGCTGCCCGAAATGATCTATAACCGCATCGATGACTCGTTGTGGCGCTGACTCGTCAGTAAGGTTGGCTTGTATGGCCAAGACCCCCGGCGCTTCGGATAGAATCGCCTCCGGGGGCGTTTTGTGCCACGTCACCACCAAGTTGTGATCCGCAGAGAAATCCTTGGCGATCGCACGGCCAATGCCGTAGGCGCCGCCAGTAATAAGAACAGTTCTGGTCATGAAATTTCCTTTGTGAAATACCCAAACAAAAAGGGCACCCCAAGGGTAATCCCATGCCGTAAATGTTGAAATGGCGCGTTGAGACTTTTCGACACGCAATTTTACGCAAATATTCAATTTTGCGACGCTTTTCAGGCGGCTTGCCCAAAGTCGAGCGCCAAAGCCTCGGCCTGTTTCAACACCATTTTGACAGCATCAGTTGTGAGATCCGGGGGATATCTATGCCGCTGCAGGGTTTTCTTTACGGCAATTCTCATTTTGGCCCTAACATTCTCTCGACGCCACCAATAGGTGGTCGCGGGATTTCGGGCCAGTAGCTAAGGTGGATCGACTTGTGAAAGAGATGATCCCAAAATCAGCTTGCGACGGCAATGTAAGTTGCTGTCGTTGGCACGTTCAAATCTGCATTATCAACCAACGGGTGAAAGCGCTGAGAACCTGTGCTTCATGACCATCATCCGTTGCCCGGCAGGTGCATGCAAAGCATGCTGCCGAGAGGGGACAAACAGTTCCTGGAAACGCCATGGTACGGGGCGCGTCCCCCTCTCGGAACATTGCTGCGCAATGCCCTGCTGGGCAACGAGCAACCGTATGATTGAACGGCTTTGGCGATCTCTCAAGTATGAATGCATCTACCTGAACGCATTTGAAACAGGCTCAGAAGCACGTCTCGGGATCGGAAAATGGCTCGCTTATTACAATGCGGAACGCCCGCACTCGACCCATGGGATATTGACGCCGAAGGAGGCTTATGAGACCAAAAAGACACCAATGAGATTGGCAGCCTAAATGAAACCCTGATCCACCTTAAGTTGGCTGCAAACGGGTCGAATTACTGGGACCACCTCTTTCATTGACGCGACCGATAAGGTCGAAGTCTTCTTCGCCACCACGCCAGCCAGGGCAGCAGCTCGGAAAACTGCGCCGGAGAGGCCAGCAACTGACAGGACCACATGGGGTGTGGTCCGACATTGCGTTGGTGAACCCGGCCCATTTCCAAGCCAAAACTTGTTGCCGCTGCCTGACACAAAGCGCGGGCCTGCGCGACGGTGTCGGCGTCGAAATAGACATGCGCGTGATAGCTGATGATTTGAGACACTTGTTTCATGGCCCGACTATCAGGGCTGCGCCGGACAGGGGCAACCCAACATTCCCACACAGAATATGTGCAATATTTGAACGCCCCGATCATAAACGTGAGGGGGAATGCATGATGACGTCAATGGTCGGTCTGATAGTGTTCGGTTTCATTTTATTATTTACATCAGAAGGTTACTAATGGGCGAATTTTTGAGCGGAGACGCATTGTCGAAAAAGATCCAAGAGGTCTGCAAAGGCGACAATGTGCGGATCGCGGCTGCATTTTGGGGGATCGGGGCGGTTGATACGCTTTTTGATGGCGAACTGCCGAAAGGTGCGAAAATCATATGCGATATTTCGATGGGGGGAACCAATCCAGCAGAGCTTAAGAAGATGAGAGCGCCAGATAATCCGAAACTGCGTTTTCTGGATGGGCTGCATGCCAAGGTTTATCTTTCCGACAAAGGCTGCGTTGTTGGGTCTGCCAATGCGTCGAACAATGGGGTTGGCTTTGGAGGAAACCCTAGCAATATTGAAGCAGGTGTTTTTTCGGATCCGGAAACGCTGATGTGGAAAGACACAAATATATGGATGAAGAGCCAATGGAACTTCGCCACTGAGTTGGACGAACAGGCTTTGACCCGTGCCGAATTGAAGTGGGAGAAGCGAAGCAAGGCAAATTGGAATGGAATTCCTCCGAAGAGTGGCGGTGACAATAAGTCTCCATTCTTTCAGAGCCTGCTTGCCGACCCTGAAAGTTCAGGGGAATGGGGGTTTGTGTTTTCTCATGGTGATCACTGGAGCATAGAAGACTGGGAAAGCTCAGAGGATGAAGAAAGAACCGAGCAACAAAAGGAAGATGTGTCTAAGAACTGGAACGACAGAGATTTTCTTTATGGGTTCTCCAAAGAACAGCTAGATGACTTCCCTGAGTTCTTTGTTCAGTTTTACTGGGGCCCTAGAGGTGGGTTGCAAGTTCACTTTTTGCAAATGCTCACATGGTTTTTTTCGGACGAGGAAAATGGCTACTGTGTCATTTCGCGGATTCTGAACGCTGACGAGCACCCGGGGTTATTCGACCTTAAAGAGTTAAGGGGCAAAATGAAGCCGGTTTTCGAGTTCCACAAAACACGGTTAGCTGATGAAAATCTGATTTTTTCAAGTGAGGATTTTGTACAAATGATCAACCGGATTGATCAAGCGGTTTGAGCATAGCCTTCACCTAATAGAAAAGCTCCGGCGAAAACGCCGGGGCTTTTTGTTATTCAGTACTGGCCGACTTCAGCCTTACGACTTGGCCAAATTCCGCAGCACGTAGTGCAGCACGCCGCCATGTTCGACGTATTCAATCTCGGGCGCGGTATCGATGCGACACTTGAGAGTGATTTCTTTGACCGTACCATCCGCCATGGTGATCGAGCAGGGTACTTCCTGCCGCGGCTGGATGGTGTCCAGACCGGTGATCGACACGGTTTCGGCGCCGGTCAGGCCCAGCGATTTGCGGCTGTCGCCATTGGTGAATTCCAGCGGGATAACACCCATGCCAACCAGGTTCGAGCGGTGGATCCGCTCAAAGTTCTCGGTGATCACGGCCTTGACGCCCAGCAGGGCAGTGCCCTTGGCAGCCCAGTCGCGCGAAGACCCGGCGCCGTACTGTTCACCACCAAAGATCACCAGCGGAGTGCCAGCCTCCTGATAGGCCATGGCCGCATCATAGATCGCCGCCTGTTTTCCGTCGGGACCAGTGGTATAGCCACCTTCAACACCGTCGAGCATCTCGTTCTTGATGCGGATGTTGGCGAAGGTGCCGCGCATCATGATCTCGTGGTTGCCGCGACGCGACCCATACGAGTTGAACTCACGCGGTTGCACCTGACGCTCCAGCAGATAGGCACCGGCAGGCGAGGTTGTCGCAAAGCTACCAGCAGGCGAGATGTGGTCGGTGGTGACCATGTCGCCCAGAATCGCCAGAACCTTGGCATTCTCAATATTGCTGATAGTGCCGGGCTCGGGGCTCATTCCCTGGAAATAGGGCGGGTTCTGGATATAGGTCGAAGTCGGCGGCCAGTCATAGGTCTCGGCGTCGGTGGTATCCACGCCCTGCCATTTTTCGTCGCCTTGGAACACGTCGGCGTATTTGTCCAGGAACGCCGCGCGGGTGACGGTTTGCTCCACCAGATCGGCAACCTCCTGAGTGGTTGGCCAGATGTCTTTCAGGTAGACGTCGTTGCCGTCCTTGTCCTGAGCGATCACATCGGTGTCGATGTTGATATCCATGGTGCCAGCCAGCGCATAGGCCACAACCAGCGGCGGTGAGGCCAGATAGTTGGCGCGCACATCAGGGCTGATACGACCCTCAAAATTGCGGTTGCCGGACAGAACTGCGGTGGCAACCAAGTCACCTTCGGCAATGGCGGCAGACAGCTCGGCCTGGATCGGGCCAGAGTTGCCGATACAGGTGGTACAGCCATAACCAACCAGGTTAAAGCCAACCGCATCCAGATCTTTTTGCAGGTCAGCCGCTTCCAGATAGGCCGAGACAACCTGCGAGCCGGGAGCCAGCGAGGTTTTCACCCAAGGCTTGCGGTTCAGACCCAGTGCCGCCGCTTTGCGCGCCACCAGACCAGCACCGATCATCACGTATGGGTTCGAGGTATTGGTACACGACGTGATGGAGGCGATCACGACCTTGCCCGACTCCATGGTGTAATCTTCGCCTTTGACAGCGATTTCCTTGCCCATGGGCCGCTTGAAGGTCTCTTCCATTTCCTTGCTGAACGCGGATTTGGCATCGGTCAGGGCGACATAGTCCTGTGGACGCTTGGGACCCGAGATCGCCGGAACGATAGTGCCCATATCCAGCGACATGGTGTCGGTGTAGATCGGTGAATAATCCGCATCGCGCCAGAAGCCGTTGGCCTTGGCATAGGCTTCGACCAATGCAACGCGGTCTTCGTCGCGACCGGTGTTGCGCAGGTAACGCAGGGTTTCATCGTCGATCGGGAAGAAGCCACAGGTGGCGCCGTATTCCGGTGCCATGTTGGCGATGGTAGCACGGTCGGCCAGCGGCAGACGGTCCAGACCCTCGCCGAAGAACTCGACGAACTTGCCGACAACGCCCTTGGCGCGCAGCAGCTCGACCACTTTCAGCACCAGATCGGTGCCGGTGGTGCCCTCAATCATAGCGCCGGTCAGCTCAAAGCCGATGACTTCGGGGATCAGCATCGAGATCGGCTGGCCCAGCATGGCGGCTTCGGCTTCGATACCGCCAACACCCCAGCCCAAGACGGCCATGCCGTTGACCATGGTGGTGTGGCTGTCGGTGCCAACAAGCGTATCGGGGTAGGCGACTTCAACGCCGTTCTGATCGGTGTCGGACCAGATTGTCTTGGCCAGATATTCCAGGTTCACCTGGTGACAGATGCCAGTTCCCGGAGGCACAACGCGGAAGTTGTTAAACGCACCCTGGCCCCATTTCAGGA from Parasedimentitalea psychrophila harbors:
- a CDS encoding DOPA 4,5-dioxygenase family protein; protein product: MKQLSQIISYHAHVYFDADSVDQARALCQTAASTFGLIMGRVHQRNVGPHPMWSCQLLASPVQFSELLPWLALNRDGLIVFAHPETGDHLADHRDHGIWLGTGLDLDLTIFD
- a CDS encoding SDR family NAD(P)-dependent oxidoreductase; this encodes MTRTVLITGGAYGIGRAIAKDFSADHNLVVTWHKTPPEAILSEAPGVLAIQANLTDESAPQRVIDAVIDHFGQLDVIVNNAGAKTATPLDSFDAAAHRAILDLNLLTPAALLAAALPHLSPGAAVISITSVNAIFPPRGAATYGASKAALNLWTRAMAKELGPRGIRVNGVAPGATNVPENPRPDELTELFVKDTALGRLARAEDIAQAVRFLSSNAARSITGEILNVSGGYRL
- a CDS encoding type I restriction enzyme endonuclease domain-containing protein — translated: MRIAVKKTLQRHRYPPDLTTDAVKMVLKQAEALALDFGQAA
- a CDS encoding DOPA 4,5-dioxygenase family protein; amino-acid sequence: MKQVSQIISYHAHVYFDADTVAQARALCQAAATSFGLEMGRVHQRNVGPHPMWSCQLLASPAQFSELLPWLAWWRRRLRPYRSRQ
- a CDS encoding phospholipase D family protein, which gives rise to MGEFLSGDALSKKIQEVCKGDNVRIAAAFWGIGAVDTLFDGELPKGAKIICDISMGGTNPAELKKMRAPDNPKLRFLDGLHAKVYLSDKGCVVGSANASNNGVGFGGNPSNIEAGVFSDPETLMWKDTNIWMKSQWNFATELDEQALTRAELKWEKRSKANWNGIPPKSGGDNKSPFFQSLLADPESSGEWGFVFSHGDHWSIEDWESSEDEERTEQQKEDVSKNWNDRDFLYGFSKEQLDDFPEFFVQFYWGPRGGLQVHFLQMLTWFFSDEENGYCVISRILNADEHPGLFDLKELRGKMKPVFEFHKTRLADENLIFSSEDFVQMINRIDQAV
- the acnA gene encoding aconitate hydratase AcnA, coding for MPITVGQDTAKTRKELSVNGKTISYYSIPAATETGLGDFSKLPAALKVVLENMLRFEDNGFSVSVDDIKAFAEWGANGGKNPREIAYRPARVLMQDFTGVPAVVDLAAMRDGIKALGGDPQKINPLAPVDLVIDHSVMIDEFGNPRAFQMNVDREYERNMERYQFLKWGQGAFNNFRVVPPGTGICHQVNLEYLAKTIWSDTDQNGVEVAYPDTLVGTDSHTTMVNGMAVLGWGVGGIEAEAAMLGQPISMLIPEVIGFELTGAMIEGTTGTDLVLKVVELLRAKGVVGKFVEFFGEGLDRLPLADRATIANMAPEYGATCGFFPIDDETLRYLRNTGRDEDRVALVEAYAKANGFWRDADYSPIYTDTMSLDMGTIVPAISGPKRPQDYVALTDAKSAFSKEMEETFKRPMGKEIAVKGEDYTMESGKVVIASITSCTNTSNPYVMIGAGLVARKAAALGLNRKPWVKTSLAPGSQVVSAYLEAADLQKDLDAVGFNLVGYGCTTCIGNSGPIQAELSAAIAEGDLVATAVLSGNRNFEGRISPDVRANYLASPPLVVAYALAGTMDINIDTDVIAQDKDGNDVYLKDIWPTTQEVADLVEQTVTRAAFLDKYADVFQGDEKWQGVDTTDAETYDWPPTSTYIQNPPYFQGMSPEPGTISNIENAKVLAILGDMVTTDHISPAGSFATTSPAGAYLLERQVQPREFNSYGSRRGNHEIMMRGTFANIRIKNEMLDGVEGGYTTGPDGKQAAIYDAAMAYQEAGTPLVIFGGEQYGAGSSRDWAAKGTALLGVKAVITENFERIHRSNLVGMGVIPLEFTNGDSRKSLGLTGAETVSITGLDTIQPRQEVPCSITMADGTVKEITLKCRIDTAPEIEYVEHGGVLHYVLRNLAKS